A genome region from Micromonospora inyonensis includes the following:
- a CDS encoding FMN-dependent NADH-azoreductase: MSLFRLDSSIRVEGSHSREIADIVEDEWRAAHPDGTIVRRHLGTEPLPSTTWADAVTAGFVPAEKRTAEQQTAVALAAQLTDELVAADALLFAVPLYNYGVSQHFKTWADTVITDPRMASGATPVLAGKPAVLVTVRGGAYGSGTPREGWDHATPWMRRILADVWQLDLKVVEAEFTLVGVNPALDQFKDLAAQLRTQAEDLARSHGRALR; encoded by the coding sequence ATGTCGTTGTTCCGGCTCGACTCGAGCATCCGGGTCGAGGGTTCGCACAGCCGAGAGATCGCCGACATCGTGGAAGATGAATGGCGCGCCGCGCACCCGGACGGCACGATCGTGCGCCGCCATCTCGGTACCGAGCCGCTGCCCTCGACGACCTGGGCCGACGCGGTGACGGCCGGCTTCGTACCGGCGGAGAAGCGCACGGCCGAGCAGCAGACGGCGGTGGCGCTGGCGGCACAGCTGACCGACGAGTTGGTCGCCGCCGACGCGTTGCTGTTCGCGGTGCCGCTCTACAACTACGGTGTCTCCCAGCACTTCAAGACCTGGGCCGACACGGTGATCACCGACCCGCGAATGGCCTCTGGCGCCACGCCGGTCCTCGCCGGCAAGCCGGCCGTGCTGGTCACGGTGCGCGGCGGCGCCTACGGAAGCGGAACTCCCCGGGAGGGCTGGGACCACGCCACGCCGTGGATGCGCCGCATCCTCGCCGACGTGTGGCAGCTCGACCTGAAGGTGGTCGAGGCCGAGTTCACCCTCGTCGGCGTCAACCCTGCCCTGGACCAGTTCAAGGACCTGGCCGCGCAGTTGCGCACCCAGGCCGAGGACCTCGCCCGCTCACACGGCCGCGCCCTGCGCTGA
- a CDS encoding nitroreductase family protein, with product MEFAEVVRRRRMVRNYDPDRPVPPEVVDRLLDHAVRAPSAGFAQGWGFLVLEDPADRERFWTAATPGRGGRTRWLTGMRRAPLVVVPHANRSVYLDRYAEPDKGWTDRAEERWPVPYWYVDTGFASLLMLLTAVDEGLGACFFGIPPERTAAYRAAFDVPAEFTPIGALTIGYRAPDQRSPSLRRGRRPVDEVVHRGRWGRPDTPAGGYAAE from the coding sequence GTGGAGTTCGCGGAGGTCGTCCGGCGACGACGGATGGTGCGCAACTACGACCCGGACCGCCCCGTCCCGCCGGAGGTGGTGGACCGGTTGCTCGACCACGCGGTCCGCGCGCCGTCGGCCGGCTTCGCCCAGGGCTGGGGGTTCCTGGTGCTGGAGGACCCGGCCGACCGGGAGCGGTTCTGGACCGCGGCCACACCCGGACGGGGCGGCCGGACCCGCTGGCTGACCGGGATGCGGCGGGCTCCGCTGGTCGTGGTGCCGCACGCCAACCGCTCCGTCTACCTCGACCGGTACGCCGAGCCGGACAAGGGCTGGACGGACCGCGCCGAGGAGCGTTGGCCGGTGCCGTACTGGTATGTCGACACCGGCTTCGCCTCGCTGTTGATGCTGCTCACCGCCGTGGACGAGGGGCTGGGGGCGTGCTTCTTCGGCATCCCGCCGGAGCGCACCGCCGCGTACCGGGCGGCGTTCGACGTCCCGGCGGAGTTCACGCCGATCGGTGCGCTCACCATCGGTTACCGGGCACCCGACCAGCGGTCACCGTCGTTACGTCGGGGGCGTCGCCCGGTCGACGAGGTGGTGCACCGGGGACGCTGGGGGCGGCCGGACACTCCGGCCGGTGGGTACGCGGCCGAGTAG
- the pdxH gene encoding pyridoxamine 5'-phosphate oxidase yields the protein MTGDTAVPDVGPVGNVEEKGLSRADLAADWCTQFDRWFRDVAAAGLPEPNAMVVGTADAAGRPSGRTVLLKRYDPAGFVFFTNHTSRKGTEALANPYVSLVFPWFALGWQVIVTGSVVPVDRAETETYFATRPRGSQLGAWTSPQSQVIPDRNYLREREREVAERFAGTDPIPPPPHWGGLRVVPDAVEFWQGRANRLHDRFRYRRTGQDEWVVERLAP from the coding sequence GTGACGGGAGACACAGCGGTCCCGGATGTCGGGCCGGTCGGGAACGTCGAGGAGAAAGGGCTTTCCCGGGCGGACCTGGCGGCCGACTGGTGCACTCAGTTCGACCGTTGGTTCCGCGACGTGGCCGCCGCCGGGCTGCCCGAGCCGAACGCGATGGTGGTCGGCACCGCGGACGCGGCCGGCCGTCCGAGCGGACGGACCGTACTGCTCAAGCGGTACGACCCCGCCGGCTTCGTCTTCTTCACCAACCACACCTCCCGCAAGGGGACGGAGGCCCTGGCCAACCCGTACGTCAGCCTGGTCTTTCCGTGGTTCGCCCTCGGGTGGCAGGTGATTGTCACCGGGAGCGTGGTGCCGGTGGACCGGGCCGAGACGGAGACCTACTTCGCCACCCGGCCGCGCGGCTCGCAGCTCGGTGCCTGGACCAGCCCGCAGTCCCAGGTGATCCCGGACCGCAACTACCTCAGGGAGCGCGAGCGGGAGGTGGCCGAGCGGTTCGCCGGCACCGATCCGATCCCGCCCCCACCGCACTGGGGTGGGCTGCGGGTCGTGCCGGACGCGGTGGAGTTCTGGCAGGGGCGGGCCAACCGGCTGCACGACCGGTTCCGTTACCGCCGTACCGGCCAGGACGAGTGGGTCGTCGAGCGGCTCGCGCCGTGA
- a CDS encoding MFS transporter — translation MDLRPLRVPAYRRLWTGNSVAMFGFQFTAVAVPVEMYALTRDSFWVGLIGVAAFLPLLVFGLWGGVVADRRDRRQVLLVGSLLLWLATLGLLVQALLGARSPALLLALVAVQSTAFAIASPARSAMLPRLVPLDLVPAASTLNYTTNTAATVAGPMIAGLIFGVWGTGTGLPIAYAADALLLTALVWAARGLPALPPEPDPDGTPRRRGLASVVDGFRYLFTTRVLMLSFAIDLIAMILAMPRALFPEIAEERFGGGAAVGWLFSAIAFGALLGGLTSGWIGRIRRQGLALVGAVVGWGVAVALAGLAGHLWLAVGLLAVAGAADLVSAVLRQSMLLVHAPDRMRGRLQGVNTVVVAGGPRLGDLRAGTMAAGLGSGVAWVGGGLAAVVLAVLLAVGFPALVRYRTGPVAGSRQP, via the coding sequence ATCGACCTGCGTCCGCTGCGGGTGCCGGCGTACCGGCGGCTCTGGACCGGCAACAGCGTGGCGATGTTCGGCTTCCAGTTCACCGCCGTCGCGGTACCGGTGGAGATGTACGCGCTGACCCGTGACTCGTTCTGGGTCGGGCTGATCGGCGTGGCCGCGTTCCTGCCGCTGCTGGTCTTCGGGCTCTGGGGTGGGGTGGTGGCGGACCGCCGGGACCGTCGCCAGGTGCTGCTGGTGGGCTCCCTGCTGCTCTGGCTCGCGACGCTCGGCCTGCTGGTCCAGGCGCTGCTCGGGGCGCGCAGTCCGGCGCTGCTGCTGGCCCTGGTGGCGGTGCAGTCCACCGCGTTCGCGATCGCCTCACCGGCGCGCAGCGCGATGCTGCCCCGGTTGGTGCCGCTCGACCTGGTGCCGGCGGCGAGCACGCTGAACTACACCACCAACACCGCGGCCACGGTGGCCGGCCCGATGATCGCCGGGCTGATCTTCGGTGTCTGGGGCACCGGCACCGGGTTGCCGATCGCGTACGCGGCGGACGCCCTGCTGCTCACCGCGTTGGTCTGGGCCGCCCGAGGGCTCCCGGCGCTGCCGCCCGAGCCGGACCCGGACGGCACTCCGCGCCGGCGGGGGCTGGCCAGCGTGGTCGACGGCTTCCGGTACCTGTTCACCACCCGGGTGCTGATGCTGTCGTTCGCCATCGACCTGATCGCCATGATCCTCGCCATGCCCCGGGCGCTCTTCCCGGAGATCGCCGAGGAGCGCTTCGGCGGCGGCGCGGCGGTCGGCTGGCTGTTCAGCGCGATCGCGTTCGGGGCGCTGCTCGGCGGGCTCACCTCCGGCTGGATCGGCCGGATCAGGCGGCAGGGGCTGGCGCTGGTCGGCGCGGTGGTCGGCTGGGGCGTGGCGGTCGCCCTGGCCGGGCTCGCCGGGCACCTCTGGCTGGCCGTCGGACTGCTCGCGGTGGCCGGCGCCGCCGACCTGGTCAGCGCGGTGCTACGGCAGTCGATGCTGCTGGTGCACGCGCCGGACCGGATGCGGGGGCGGCTCCAGGGGGTGAACACCGTGGTGGTCGCCGGTGGGCCCCGCCTGGGCGACCTCCGGGCCGGGACGATGGCCGCCGGCCTCGGCAGCGGGGTCGCCTGGGTCGGCGGTGGTCTGGCTGCCGTGGTGCTGGCCGTACTGCTCGCGGTCGGTTTCCCCGCCCTGGTCCGCTACCGGACCGGCCCGGTCGCCGGTAGCCGACAGCCCTGA
- a CDS encoding aldose 1-epimerase family protein, whose translation MQTTQPTPPSGAQWTIAAAGHEAVIVEVGGGLRAYRRDGVDYVDGYRPDEICPGCAGQVLAPWPNRIRDGAYTFGGRSCALPLTEPSRHVAIHGLVNWVPWRVVEQTGDAVTVGYDLPPHPGYPWALRLRSRWSVGTDGLRAEHEVTNLAAEPAPFGFAVHPYLRLPGVAVDDLLMRVPARNRLLVDGRLLPVGAASVAGTKYDWTVPRPIADAVLDNTFGDVVRDTDGTSAVTLAAPDGADAVRLWADAEFGWWQVFTGDALSGERHRRSVAVEPMTCPPDAFRSGRDLITLAPGQTWRGTWGIRPGA comes from the coding sequence ATGCAGACCACCCAGCCCACTCCGCCCTCCGGAGCGCAGTGGACCATCGCCGCCGCCGGCCACGAGGCTGTCATCGTGGAGGTGGGAGGTGGGCTGCGGGCGTACCGTCGCGACGGCGTCGACTACGTCGACGGCTACCGCCCCGACGAGATCTGCCCCGGGTGCGCCGGGCAGGTGCTCGCCCCCTGGCCGAACCGGATCCGGGACGGCGCGTACACCTTCGGCGGGCGCTCGTGCGCGCTGCCGCTGACCGAGCCGAGCCGGCACGTCGCCATCCACGGCCTGGTGAACTGGGTGCCGTGGCGGGTGGTCGAGCAGACCGGCGACGCGGTCACCGTGGGTTACGACCTGCCGCCGCACCCGGGATACCCGTGGGCGCTGCGGCTGCGCAGCCGGTGGAGCGTGGGTACGGACGGCCTGCGTGCCGAGCACGAGGTGACGAACCTCGCCGCCGAACCGGCGCCGTTCGGCTTCGCCGTGCACCCGTACCTGCGGCTGCCCGGGGTTGCCGTGGACGACCTGCTGATGCGGGTGCCCGCCCGCAACCGGCTGCTGGTGGACGGCCGGCTGCTGCCGGTCGGGGCGGCCTCGGTGGCCGGCACGAAGTACGACTGGACCGTGCCCCGCCCGATCGCGGACGCGGTGCTGGACAACACCTTCGGCGACGTCGTCCGGGACACCGACGGCACTTCGGCGGTCACCCTCGCCGCCCCGGACGGCGCGGACGCGGTGCGCCTCTGGGCGGACGCGGAGTTCGGCTGGTGGCAGGTCTTCACCGGCGACGCGCTGTCCGGCGAGCGGCACCGCCGGTCGGTGGCGGTGGAGCCGATGACCTGCCCGCCGGACGCGTTCCGTTCCGGACGGGACCTGATCACGCTGGCCCCGGGGCAGACCTGGCGGGGCACCTGGGGCATCCGGCCCGGAGCCTGA
- a CDS encoding DUF4230 domain-containing protein has product MSGKGEVNQPTREFPEYPAGPSSTDPATAVGSDGPADAGRRGLPRGLILVLGAAALAVVVLLGTQAAGLWPSWRNPFAEETTDRSQPPLLKSIRDLSRYVAAEGNFQVVVDLETDRKYVPDFLLNERTLFVGAGRVEAYVDFSKIAEGAVKQSADGKSAEIVLPAPQLGETNLDIEKSYVFAEKRGLLNRLGDVFADDPNRQREVYRLAEERITTAARDSGLTARAEANTRKMLEGLLRSLGYQTVTVTYAAP; this is encoded by the coding sequence ATGTCCGGCAAGGGCGAAGTCAACCAGCCCACGCGTGAGTTCCCGGAGTACCCGGCCGGCCCGTCGTCGACCGATCCGGCAACCGCCGTCGGAAGCGACGGACCCGCCGACGCCGGTCGTCGTGGCCTGCCGCGTGGGCTGATCCTGGTGCTGGGGGCCGCCGCGCTGGCCGTGGTGGTCCTGCTCGGTACGCAGGCGGCCGGCCTCTGGCCGAGCTGGCGCAACCCGTTCGCCGAGGAGACGACCGATCGCAGCCAGCCGCCCCTGCTGAAGTCGATCCGGGACCTCAGCCGGTACGTGGCCGCCGAGGGCAACTTCCAGGTCGTCGTCGATCTGGAGACCGACCGGAAGTACGTCCCGGACTTCCTGCTCAACGAGCGCACCCTCTTCGTCGGCGCGGGCCGGGTGGAGGCGTACGTCGACTTCTCGAAGATCGCCGAGGGGGCGGTGAAGCAGTCGGCCGACGGGAAGTCCGCCGAGATCGTCCTGCCCGCCCCGCAACTCGGCGAGACGAACCTCGACATCGAGAAGAGCTACGTCTTCGCCGAGAAGCGCGGCCTGCTCAACCGGCTCGGGGACGTCTTCGCCGACGACCCGAACCGGCAACGTGAGGTCTACCGTCTCGCCGAAGAGCGGATCACCACTGCCGCCCGGGACAGCGGGCTCACCGCTCGCGCCGAGGCGAACACCCGCAAGATGCTGGAGGGGCTGCTCCGCTCGCTCGGCTACCAGACGGTCACCGTCACCTACGCCGCGCCCTGA
- a CDS encoding MarR family winged helix-turn-helix transcriptional regulator, translating into MTEPRWLDEQESRMWRAYLRMHRAVEVAVDRQLSEAGISRPDYEVLVPLSEAEGRTMRVRNLAIWLGWNRSRIAHQLRRMEQRGLITRFECSADARGTMVRLTDQGYAAVVAAAPGHVETVRNVLVDQLDQDEIAQLTAIAERVVAAAGWCQLPHSGTVHGC; encoded by the coding sequence ATGACCGAGCCGCGCTGGCTGGACGAGCAGGAGAGCCGCATGTGGCGGGCCTACCTGCGCATGCACCGCGCCGTCGAGGTCGCCGTCGACCGCCAGCTCAGCGAAGCCGGCATCTCCCGCCCCGACTACGAGGTGCTGGTACCGCTCTCCGAAGCCGAGGGGCGGACCATGCGCGTTCGGAACCTGGCCATCTGGCTCGGGTGGAACCGTAGCCGCATCGCACACCAGCTTCGCCGCATGGAACAACGAGGGCTGATCACCCGCTTCGAATGCTCCGCCGACGCCCGCGGCACCATGGTCAGACTGACCGACCAGGGCTACGCCGCCGTCGTCGCGGCCGCGCCGGGCCACGTCGAAACCGTCCGCAACGTCCTCGTCGACCAGCTCGACCAGGACGAGATCGCCCAGTTGACCGCCATCGCCGAACGGGTCGTGGCCGCCGCCGGCTGGTGCCAGCTACCGCACTCCGGAACGGTCCACGGTTGCTGA
- a CDS encoding acyl-CoA dehydrogenase family protein: protein MPAIDLLDLDSLLDEEEQQIRAVVRRLVDDRVRPYVADWYERGEVPARELAREFGKLGLLGMHLTGYGCAGSSAVAYGLACLELEAGDSGVRSLVSVQGSLAMYAIWRYGSEEQKQRWLPPMAAGEAIGCFGLTEPDHGSDPASMATRARRDGDDWVLTGGKMWITNAPVADVAVIWARAEEGVRGFTVPLDTPGVTTREIRRKMSLRASVTGEISLDDVRLPADALLPEAAGLKAPLSCLTEARFGIVWGALGAARDCLETTLRYATTRTQFGRPIAGFQLTQAKLADMAVEWQKGYLLALHLGRLADSGGLRPEQVSVGKLNNVREALAIARKCRTILGANGVSGEYPVMRHGDNLESVLTYEGTSEIHQLVIGQRLTGVSAFT, encoded by the coding sequence CTGCCCGCCATCGATCTGCTCGACCTGGACTCGTTGCTCGACGAGGAGGAGCAGCAGATCCGCGCCGTCGTGCGCCGGCTCGTGGACGACCGGGTCCGGCCGTACGTCGCCGACTGGTACGAGCGGGGCGAGGTGCCCGCCCGCGAGTTGGCCCGGGAGTTCGGCAAGCTCGGGCTGCTCGGGATGCACCTGACCGGGTACGGCTGCGCCGGTTCCTCGGCGGTCGCGTACGGGCTGGCCTGCCTGGAACTGGAGGCCGGTGACTCGGGCGTACGGTCCCTGGTCTCGGTGCAGGGTTCGCTGGCCATGTACGCGATCTGGCGGTACGGCAGCGAGGAGCAGAAGCAGCGCTGGCTGCCTCCGATGGCGGCCGGTGAGGCGATCGGTTGCTTCGGGCTGACCGAGCCGGACCACGGGTCCGATCCGGCGTCGATGGCGACCCGGGCCCGCCGGGACGGCGACGACTGGGTGCTGACCGGCGGGAAGATGTGGATCACCAACGCGCCGGTGGCGGACGTGGCGGTGATCTGGGCGCGGGCCGAGGAGGGGGTGCGCGGGTTCACCGTACCGCTGGACACGCCCGGGGTGACCACCCGGGAGATCCGGCGCAAGATGTCGCTGCGCGCCTCGGTGACCGGCGAGATCTCCCTCGACGACGTCCGGCTCCCGGCGGACGCGCTGCTGCCGGAGGCGGCCGGGTTGAAGGCCCCGTTGAGCTGCCTCACCGAGGCGCGGTTCGGCATCGTCTGGGGCGCGCTGGGCGCGGCCCGGGACTGCCTGGAGACCACCCTGCGGTACGCGACCACGCGCACCCAGTTCGGTCGACCGATCGCCGGTTTCCAGCTCACCCAGGCCAAGCTCGCCGACATGGCGGTGGAGTGGCAGAAGGGCTACCTGCTCGCCCTGCACCTCGGCCGGCTGGCCGACTCCGGTGGCCTCCGCCCGGAGCAGGTCAGCGTCGGCAAGCTCAACAACGTCCGGGAGGCGCTGGCCATCGCCCGCAAGTGCCGGACGATCCTCGGCGCGAACGGCGTCTCCGGGGAGTACCCGGTGATGCGGCACGGCGACAACCTGGAGAGCGTGCTCACCTACGAGGGCACCTCGGAGATCCACCAGCTGGTCATCGGCCAGCGGCTGACCGGCGTCTCCGCCTTCACCTGA
- a CDS encoding helix-turn-helix domain-containing protein: protein MSAPASRDGRRDLPIGRRVAQLRVRRGMSQQVLADRVGRSKSWVDKVERGVRTLDRLTMIETVAAALGVAPGVLVGRKVQRSSGTDVTAAVEQVREALACYDTPSREWPSSVAELDRQIGYAWTAYRHAHHPQVLRMLPGLLAATRHAARPEASTRGARPVAGLLVRVYRLAAQVLVKLGEAHLGWLVADRAMTTAADDPRHTALAAVPLVQALRALNRGRLAMTAATTAVRPLDLTPSSPPDDLALAGALLTEAALAAATYADAATVDDLIDRAAHLAAHCPDDGSGFGPVVVDLARALATARLGDNHLAVALHLRATSGDGWRRLPAEHRAAHLIDIARVHLDVGDQHAAGGALAAADQIAPAEVRLRPAAHAVLTAVLRAGPTPADVTRLAATIGLARPHAAG, encoded by the coding sequence ATGAGTGCGCCGGCCAGCAGGGACGGTCGCCGGGATCTGCCGATCGGCCGGCGGGTGGCGCAGTTGCGGGTACGGCGGGGCATGAGTCAGCAGGTTCTCGCTGACCGGGTCGGCCGGTCGAAGAGCTGGGTCGACAAGGTGGAGCGTGGGGTGCGTACCCTCGATCGGCTCACGATGATCGAGACGGTGGCCGCCGCCCTCGGTGTCGCCCCGGGTGTCCTGGTCGGGCGGAAGGTCCAGCGGTCATCGGGCACCGACGTCACGGCCGCCGTCGAGCAGGTGCGGGAGGCGCTGGCCTGCTACGACACCCCGAGCCGGGAATGGCCGTCGTCGGTGGCGGAACTCGACCGGCAGATTGGGTACGCGTGGACGGCGTACCGGCACGCCCACCATCCGCAGGTGCTCCGGATGCTGCCCGGCCTGCTCGCCGCCACCCGCCACGCCGCCCGCCCCGAAGCCTCGACACGCGGTGCGCGACCAGTCGCCGGGCTGCTGGTACGGGTGTACCGGCTCGCCGCCCAGGTGCTGGTGAAACTTGGCGAGGCGCACCTCGGCTGGCTGGTCGCCGACCGGGCGATGACCACCGCCGCCGACGACCCACGCCACACCGCCCTCGCCGCCGTCCCACTGGTGCAGGCGCTGCGCGCGCTGAACCGGGGCCGACTGGCGATGACCGCCGCCACCACCGCCGTACGCCCGCTCGACCTGACGCCGTCGTCCCCGCCGGACGATCTCGCCCTGGCCGGGGCGTTGCTCACCGAGGCCGCCCTCGCCGCCGCCACCTACGCAGACGCCGCCACCGTGGACGACCTGATTGACCGTGCGGCCCACCTCGCCGCACACTGCCCCGACGACGGCAGCGGGTTCGGGCCGGTAGTAGTCGACCTAGCCCGCGCGCTGGCCACCGCCCGCCTCGGCGACAACCACCTGGCCGTCGCCCTGCATCTGCGTGCCACCAGCGGCGACGGCTGGCGGCGGCTACCCGCCGAACACCGCGCCGCCCACCTGATCGACATCGCCCGGGTGCACCTCGACGTCGGCGACCAGCATGCCGCCGGCGGTGCCCTGGCCGCCGCCGACCAGATTGCCCCCGCCGAGGTACGGCTCCGACCCGCTGCCCACGCCGTACTGACCGCCGTGCTGCGTGCCGGTCCCACCCCGGCCGACGTCACCCGCCTTGCCGCCACCATCGGCCTGGCCCGGCCCCACGCGGCGGGCTGA
- a CDS encoding NUDIX hydrolase, producing MPDYIRWLRQQVGQEPVFLNFAGACVPHHGQVLLQRRSDDGCWGLPGGALELGESAEEAAVREVAEETGLRVRIDGLLGVYTKYRHVYPNGDVAQPITVFFRCSVVGGQLTEGDRETRELRFFALSALPPLGHQQHTDALADLRAGRAGVYR from the coding sequence TTGCCGGACTACATCAGATGGCTGCGACAGCAGGTCGGCCAGGAACCGGTCTTCCTGAACTTCGCCGGTGCCTGTGTGCCGCACCACGGCCAGGTGCTCCTGCAACGCCGCAGCGACGACGGCTGCTGGGGACTGCCCGGTGGCGCCCTGGAACTCGGCGAGTCGGCCGAGGAGGCGGCGGTGCGGGAAGTCGCCGAAGAGACCGGACTGCGGGTGCGGATCGACGGCCTGTTGGGCGTGTACACCAAGTACCGCCACGTCTACCCGAACGGCGACGTCGCACAGCCGATCACGGTGTTCTTCCGCTGCTCCGTCGTCGGAGGCCAACTGACCGAGGGCGACAGGGAGACCCGGGAGCTGCGCTTCTTCGCGTTGTCCGCCCTGCCTCCGCTGGGCCACCAACAGCACACCGACGCGCTCGCGGACCTGCGGGCGGGCCGAGCCGGCGTCTACCGATAG
- a CDS encoding type II toxin-antitoxin system VapB family antitoxin, whose protein sequence is MIFRAVRDGRPYPEHHLTLKQWAEIPPRPLRLDQLITTKRELALDKLLAEDSTFYGDLFPHVVQWNGGLYLEDGLHRALRAALQQRNQIHARVLVLSDHPE, encoded by the coding sequence GTGATCTTCAGAGCGGTCCGGGACGGGCGTCCCTACCCGGAGCACCACCTCACCCTCAAGCAGTGGGCCGAGATCCCGCCGCGTCCGCTCCGCCTCGACCAGCTCATCACCACCAAGCGGGAGTTGGCGCTGGACAAGCTCCTCGCCGAGGACTCCACCTTCTACGGCGACCTCTTCCCGCACGTGGTGCAGTGGAACGGCGGGCTCTACCTGGAGGACGGGCTGCACCGGGCGCTGCGCGCCGCCCTCCAGCAGCGCAACCAGATCCACGCCCGGGTGCTCGTGCTGAGCGACCACCCGGAGTAG